One window of Paenibacillus sp. FSL K6-3182 genomic DNA carries:
- a CDS encoding sugar ABC transporter permease — MAQTYPQTAGKHSASLKRRWGGAVPYLFIFPWIFGFLVFTLGPLLFSLIISFFDWPIVGKVQFIGFGNYVEMFTDDPLFWKSFGVTIKFAALFVPLNIAVGLGLAILLNQKTRGSAIFRTAFYLPSVISGVALAMIWSWVYSGDYGILNYFLSLVGVQGPDWLNETQWSLVAMVVASLWGQGAMMLVFLAGLKGIPKDLYESASIDGAGMIRQFISVTIPLLTPTILFNLITSIIAAFQQLTLALLLTGGGPMKSTYFYAMYMYENAFKFFKMGYSAANAWFMFLIVLTLTFFVFKSSEAWVFYEGEMKRLPEKKLKSSGKGRSV, encoded by the coding sequence ATGGCTCAGACCTACCCACAGACAGCAGGAAAACATTCAGCCAGCCTGAAACGCAGATGGGGTGGGGCTGTGCCCTACCTCTTCATTTTTCCATGGATCTTTGGATTCCTCGTTTTCACTTTGGGACCGTTGTTGTTTTCACTTATTATTTCTTTTTTTGATTGGCCGATCGTGGGCAAGGTGCAATTTATTGGATTTGGCAATTATGTAGAAATGTTTACAGATGATCCGTTGTTTTGGAAGTCATTCGGCGTCACGATTAAGTTTGCAGCGCTATTTGTTCCGCTCAATATTGCAGTTGGGTTGGGACTTGCGATTCTTCTTAACCAGAAGACACGGGGCAGTGCGATTTTTCGAACAGCATTTTATTTGCCTTCTGTCATCTCAGGTGTAGCTTTAGCAATGATCTGGTCTTGGGTGTACAGCGGTGATTACGGCATATTGAATTATTTTCTGTCACTCGTCGGTGTACAAGGCCCGGACTGGCTGAATGAAACACAGTGGTCTCTCGTAGCCATGGTTGTCGCAAGCCTATGGGGACAAGGCGCAATGATGCTCGTCTTTCTCGCTGGGCTCAAAGGGATTCCAAAGGATCTTTATGAATCCGCATCAATTGATGGGGCGGGTATGATCAGGCAGTTCATCAGCGTAACGATTCCGCTGCTAACGCCGACGATTTTGTTCAACCTAATTACTTCTATTATAGCGGCGTTTCAACAGCTCACTCTCGCGTTATTGCTCACGGGCGGAGGCCCTATGAAATCTACGTACTTCTATGCGATGTACATGTATGAGAATGCGTTCAAGTTTTTCAAAATGGGCTACTCTGCTGCAAACGCATGGTTTATGTTTCTTATTGTGCTCACATTGACTTTTTTTGTATTCAAGTCGTCAGAGGCTTGGGTGTTCTATGAAGGCGAAATGAAACGTTTGCCGGAGAAGAAATTGAAGTCCAGTGGAAAGGGGAGATCCGTATGA
- a CDS encoding response regulator — protein MEATKMIKVLIADDESIVRKGLRSTVPWDKYGMEVVADAPNGRKAWDAFLEHQPEVLITDIVMPEMDGIELSRKVKEKAPHTKIILLSCHRDFEYAQQGMKLGASGYLLKTAFEDEELEGMLAKFQSELGAASESAVPEENGIDQGERLSTLLYAWLNGHNHKFIGEMEKRTREEWSFHGEPVYIYLVKTSGCESSWLDLLKKVTYEDQKICEGTIIPYGEERCYCIVPQSKLNVLDMLLVEQKSKNTKLQWAKRGPLMHADERLQAWSALHKEAELEKAHSVSAVDWPEAIWRAVNLLHENPAADWSVSDVAKQVGLSRSHFSILFKKAVGDSFVAYQYKRKLKLAYVLLKETNLTMQDIAERTGLGDSKYFSKWFKRCTGQTPSYYRTQQKGSTLQTDMHLLK, from the coding sequence ATGGAAGCAACCAAGATGATTAAGGTGTTAATCGCAGATGACGAAAGTATTGTCCGCAAAGGACTTCGCTCAACCGTTCCTTGGGATAAATATGGAATGGAAGTGGTCGCTGACGCTCCAAACGGCCGCAAAGCCTGGGATGCTTTTCTTGAACATCAGCCTGAAGTTCTCATAACAGACATTGTCATGCCCGAGATGGATGGCATCGAATTATCACGGAAAGTAAAGGAGAAGGCTCCTCATACAAAAATAATTTTACTCAGCTGCCACCGGGATTTTGAATACGCGCAGCAGGGCATGAAGCTGGGCGCATCAGGTTATCTGCTCAAAACCGCCTTCGAGGACGAAGAGCTGGAAGGAATGCTGGCGAAGTTCCAGAGTGAACTGGGGGCGGCTTCGGAATCCGCGGTGCCTGAAGAAAATGGCATTGATCAAGGAGAACGCTTGAGCACCCTGTTGTACGCTTGGTTGAATGGACATAACCATAAATTTATTGGCGAGATGGAGAAACGCACTCGCGAGGAGTGGTCTTTCCATGGCGAGCCTGTCTATATCTATTTGGTCAAGACTTCAGGCTGCGAGTCATCCTGGCTTGATCTATTGAAGAAAGTGACATACGAGGATCAAAAAATTTGTGAAGGGACGATTATTCCTTATGGGGAGGAACGGTGCTACTGTATCGTCCCGCAATCTAAATTAAATGTCTTGGACATGCTGCTAGTGGAGCAAAAGAGCAAGAATACGAAGCTGCAGTGGGCCAAAAGAGGGCCGCTCATGCATGCGGATGAACGACTTCAAGCATGGTCAGCGCTTCATAAAGAAGCAGAACTGGAGAAAGCCCACAGCGTATCCGCGGTGGATTGGCCAGAGGCAATTTGGCGAGCAGTTAACTTGCTGCATGAGAACCCAGCGGCAGATTGGTCAGTCAGCGACGTGGCCAAACAGGTCGGCCTTAGCCGCAGCCATTTCTCGATCCTGTTCAAAAAAGCAGTAGGAGACAGCTTTGTCGCCTATCAGTATAAACGCAAGCTGAAACTCGCATATGTGTTATTGAAAGAAACGAACCTTACGATGCAGGACATAGCCGAGCGTACAGGGCTTGGCGATAGCAAATATTTCAGTAAATGGTTCAAGCGCTGCACGGGGCAAACGCCCAGCTACTACCGTACCCAACAAAAAGGCAGTACGCTCCAAACAGATATGCACCTTCTCAAGTAA
- a CDS encoding sensor histidine kinase gives MMNHVLKKLKLPLLSGSYRSIRTKLLFCFLIVTIIPLLSLGALSYYQSAKVINSQFGKYGDNAVAQLEQQMSSYLNRMNQTTETIYSYLLDPARVDLSDHVPTTYKDIMDKNDFEALLKALKSDRTIGIYIVTSSGYYYGENNLDVSKLSLIPAWQAMNTSFGGKYWLGFYSQNHAMGETMENGISLLGLAVPVNSPYGALRGSKILIEENAEDLLHMFQLFENDTKAHLKIDDPQGRIIYETATAFQPKESDILWTKTLAVNGWSIEARLPAASFYRSSDIIRSNTVIVAFGSCLLAFGLAYLFSSRFTARIRRLKDAMQKVSFGKLHTRTQVESHDELGILDTSFNNMVSGIQSLIGEVERSERLKKEADLKAFHYQINPHLLFNTLNSIQWKARLQGAEDIRQMLYHLTMVLEGNLDISQELISMERELRMIDHFLKIQEVRYGSTFEYELECDEQLKRYLIPRMTLQPLFENIFFHGFEDGKGVIRLTVQEKGNHLLLKLSDNGAGISPDKLKLLLLPNMTNRKGRGGLGVQNADQKFKLHFGLQYGLTIQSIQGEGTTIIIEWPKKEDNLHGSNQDD, from the coding sequence ATGATGAATCATGTACTTAAGAAACTTAAACTTCCTCTTTTGTCTGGCTCTTACCGGAGCATACGAACCAAGCTGCTCTTCTGTTTTCTCATTGTGACCATTATTCCACTGCTTTCGCTTGGAGCTTTGTCTTATTACCAATCCGCGAAGGTCATTAATTCTCAGTTTGGCAAATATGGAGATAATGCAGTGGCTCAATTGGAACAGCAGATGAGCTCATATTTGAATCGAATGAATCAGACAACAGAAACTATTTATTCCTATTTGCTTGATCCTGCGCGCGTTGATCTAAGTGATCATGTACCGACTACGTATAAAGATATCATGGATAAAAATGATTTCGAAGCACTTTTGAAAGCGCTTAAATCCGATCGAACGATTGGAATCTATATTGTTACCAGTTCCGGCTATTATTATGGGGAAAATAATCTTGATGTATCCAAGCTCAGCCTTATTCCCGCATGGCAAGCCATGAACACTTCTTTTGGCGGCAAGTATTGGTTAGGATTTTACTCTCAGAACCATGCTATGGGCGAAACGATGGAGAACGGGATCTCATTGCTTGGCTTGGCAGTACCGGTGAATAGTCCTTACGGAGCGCTGCGAGGCAGTAAAATATTAATCGAAGAAAATGCCGAAGATCTGCTTCATATGTTCCAGCTGTTCGAGAATGATACGAAGGCACATCTCAAAATTGATGATCCACAGGGAAGGATTATCTATGAGACGGCAACCGCCTTCCAACCCAAAGAAAGTGACATCTTATGGACTAAAACTCTTGCTGTTAATGGGTGGAGCATTGAGGCAAGATTACCTGCTGCATCCTTTTATCGCTCTTCCGACATTATACGGTCGAATACCGTCATCGTCGCTTTTGGCTCCTGTCTGCTGGCCTTTGGACTCGCATACTTGTTCTCTTCCCGGTTTACCGCACGGATTCGCCGCCTTAAGGATGCGATGCAGAAGGTAAGCTTCGGAAAGCTGCATACGAGGACTCAGGTTGAATCCCATGACGAGCTAGGCATCCTGGATACGAGCTTTAATAATATGGTTAGCGGGATACAATCGTTAATTGGCGAAGTGGAACGGAGCGAGCGACTTAAGAAGGAGGCGGATCTTAAGGCTTTCCATTATCAAATTAATCCCCATTTACTGTTTAACACGCTTAATTCGATTCAATGGAAAGCGAGATTGCAAGGAGCAGAAGATATCCGTCAGATGCTGTATCACCTTACGATGGTACTTGAGGGTAATTTGGATATCTCACAGGAGTTGATTTCTATGGAACGTGAGCTTCGGATGATTGATCATTTTTTGAAAATTCAAGAAGTGCGCTACGGTTCCACGTTCGAGTATGAGCTGGAATGCGATGAGCAATTGAAACGCTATCTGATTCCTCGAATGACGCTGCAGCCATTGTTCGAAAATATTTTTTTCCATGGCTTCGAGGATGGCAAGGGTGTGATCCGTTTGACTGTACAGGAGAAAGGCAATCATTTATTGCTTAAGTTATCTGATAACGGAGCTGGCATTTCACCAGATAAGCTAAAGCTTCTATTACTGCCCAATATGACGAATCGCAAGGGCCGAGGAGGACTTGGGGTGCAAAATGCCGATCAGAAATTCAAACTGCATTTTGGCCTGCAGTATGGGTTAACCATACAATCGATTCAGGGTGAAGGGACTACGATCATCATTGAATGGCCCAAAAAGGAGGATAACCTGCATGGAAGCAACCAAGATGATTAA
- a CDS encoding carbohydrate ABC transporter permease, whose translation MRRIIVYTLLIFCSLMFAAPLFWALTTALKSQTELYLFPPKWIPSVWKFSNFAEAWTTQPFNLFLKNTLIVTSLSTIGQLISCTLVAYGFARFVFKGRNLLFLVVLATMMVPWEVTMIPQYMEFNYLGWINTLKPLIVPSWFGSAYFIFLLRQFILTIPRELDEAATIDGASKFGILVRIIVPLMGPSLILVAVFQIMSCWNDYLGPLIFLNDQSKYTLTLGLAQFKGMFGVDMQSIMAITCLISIPPLAVFFFAQRYIVGGIAGTGIKG comes from the coding sequence ATGAGGCGGATCATCGTTTATACGCTGCTGATCTTCTGCTCGCTGATGTTCGCTGCCCCGTTATTTTGGGCGTTAACGACCGCTCTTAAGTCGCAGACGGAGCTGTATCTTTTTCCGCCAAAATGGATTCCTTCGGTTTGGAAATTCAGCAACTTTGCGGAAGCATGGACGACGCAGCCTTTTAACTTATTTCTGAAAAATACGCTAATCGTAACTTCGTTGTCTACGATTGGCCAGTTGATATCCTGTACTCTAGTAGCTTACGGGTTCGCGAGATTTGTTTTTAAGGGACGCAATCTACTTTTCCTAGTTGTACTAGCGACGATGATGGTTCCTTGGGAAGTGACAATGATTCCGCAGTATATGGAGTTCAACTATTTGGGATGGATTAATACGCTTAAACCGCTTATCGTACCTTCTTGGTTCGGTTCAGCTTACTTTATATTTTTGCTGAGGCAGTTTATTCTTACGATTCCGCGTGAGCTTGATGAGGCGGCAACTATAGATGGGGCGAGCAAATTTGGAATTCTTGTGCGGATTATAGTGCCGCTCATGGGACCTTCGCTCATTTTAGTCGCTGTGTTTCAAATTATGAGCTGCTGGAATGATTATCTGGGGCCGCTTATTTTCCTTAATGATCAGTCGAAGTACACACTGACGCTCGGATTAGCACAGTTCAAGGGCATGTTCGGCGTCGATATGCAGTCGATTATGGCGATTACTTGCCTCATCTCGATTCCTCCGCTCGCTGTATTTTTTTTCGCACAGCGTTATATTGTCGGTGGAATAGCAGGTACGGGGATTAAGGGATAG
- a CDS encoding sugar ABC transporter substrate-binding protein, with the protein MKNKISLIIVTTVMTVTMLTACSGNNESTNGTTAKPDNEKGSTALKTLRFATWDTGDALKIEQDIAKKFEANHPGTKVQVEAYADGFDQKLAAGFGATNPPDVMYMWDFPTYHQSLEPLNSYADSDADLKKDDFYSGLFNYATIDNNLYGIPAGFTTRVVYYNKKMFDDAKIPYPKDGWTWDEFQEISKQLTDKTKKQYGFGVRAENDTYDLQGFVWSNGSSYISDDGKTIEGYMNSSETAGVIQMFGDMLKDGSAVLAGGKGQQSGEDIFKAGKIAMWESGIWPLESFKQAGIDVGTVEMPAFPGKQVKGVVAESALSIAKDSKQKDLAWEFIKYYVSNEAIKMRVADLPVRLSVVEELKKDQDPLYKPYYTMLERSDNTPAFLLNAKWNEVNRQLSAAVEAVMHGSNAQEALNQAVKDSERYLK; encoded by the coding sequence ATGAAGAACAAAATTTCTCTTATTATTGTTACGACGGTTATGACTGTGACAATGCTTACAGCATGTTCAGGTAATAACGAAAGTACAAATGGCACGACAGCGAAGCCTGATAATGAAAAAGGTTCTACAGCTTTGAAAACGCTTCGATTCGCCACATGGGATACTGGGGATGCGCTCAAGATTGAGCAGGATATCGCTAAGAAGTTCGAAGCCAATCATCCAGGCACGAAGGTTCAGGTAGAGGCTTACGCAGATGGATTTGACCAAAAGCTGGCTGCAGGCTTCGGGGCTACAAATCCTCCCGATGTCATGTATATGTGGGATTTTCCAACCTATCACCAGTCGCTTGAGCCACTTAACAGCTATGCAGACAGCGATGCGGACCTGAAAAAGGATGACTTCTACAGCGGCCTATTTAATTACGCGACAATTGACAACAACCTTTATGGCATTCCGGCAGGCTTCACGACACGTGTTGTTTACTACAACAAGAAAATGTTTGATGATGCGAAGATTCCTTATCCGAAGGATGGCTGGACATGGGATGAGTTTCAAGAAATCTCCAAGCAACTGACGGACAAAACGAAGAAGCAATATGGCTTCGGAGTTCGGGCTGAGAATGACACTTATGATCTGCAAGGGTTTGTATGGAGCAATGGCAGCTCCTATATATCGGATGACGGTAAAACAATAGAAGGTTACATGAACAGCAGCGAAACAGCAGGTGTGATTCAAATGTTTGGCGACATGTTAAAGGACGGCTCTGCCGTGCTTGCAGGTGGTAAAGGTCAACAAAGCGGCGAGGATATTTTTAAAGCTGGCAAAATCGCCATGTGGGAGAGCGGAATTTGGCCGCTCGAATCTTTCAAGCAAGCTGGCATTGATGTAGGCACCGTGGAGATGCCAGCATTTCCAGGCAAGCAAGTTAAAGGCGTTGTCGCAGAATCTGCGCTGTCCATTGCGAAGGATTCCAAGCAAAAGGATTTGGCTTGGGAATTTATCAAATATTATGTATCGAATGAAGCGATCAAGATGCGCGTAGCTGATTTGCCAGTAAGATTAAGCGTCGTGGAGGAGCTCAAAAAAGATCAAGATCCTCTGTACAAGCCGTACTATACGATGCTTGAACGTTCTGATAATACACCGGCTTTCCTGCTTAACGCAAAGTGGAATGAAGTGAATAGACAGCTTTCCGCGGCAGTAGAAGCAGTTATGCATGGCAGTAATGCGCAGGAAGCATTGAATCAGGCGGTAAAAGATAGCGAGCGTTACTTGAAATAA